GCGAAGATCCATGGGCAGCTATCGCTGGTCGTTACCCTGAAGGTGCTAAGCTTTCAGGTCGTGTTACTAACCTAACTGACTACGGTTGTTTCGTTGAAATCGAAGAAGGTGTTGAAGGTCTAGTTCACGTTTCAGAAATGGATTGGACTAACAAAAACATCCACCCTTCAAAAGTTGTTTCACTAGGTGACACTGTTGAAGTTATGGTTCTTGAAATCGACGAAGAGCGTCGTCGTATTTCTCTAGGTCTTAAGCAGTGTATTGCTAACCCATGGCAAGAATTTGCTCGTCTACAGAACAAAGGCGACCAAGTTACAGGTAAGATTAAGTCAATCACTGACTTCGGTATCTTCATCGGTCTTGAAGGTGGTATCGACGGTCTTGTACACCTATCTGACATCTCTTGGAATACTCCAGGTGAAGAAGCAGTACGTGAGTACAAGAAAGGCGACGAAATCACTGCAATCGTACTTCAAGTTGACCCAGAGCGTGAGCGTATCTCACTAGGCGTTAAGCAAATTGAAGCAGATCCTTTCAATAACTACCTAGACGCAAACAAAAAAGGTGCTATTGTTAAAGGTAAAGTGACTGAAGTTGACGCGAAAGGTGCAACTGTTGAGCTTATCGAAGGTGTTGAAGGTTACATCCGTGTAGCTGACATCGCTCAAGAGCGTGTTGAAGATGCAACTACTGTTGTTTCTGCAGGCGACGAAATTGAAGCTAAATTCGTAGGTGTTGATCGTAAGAACCGTACTATCAGCCTATCAGTTAAAGCTATGTTCGAAGCTGAAGAGAAAGAAGTTCTTGAGAAGCTTAAGAAAGAAGAGCCTGCATTCGAAAATGCAATGGCTGCAGCTTTCAAAAACGCTCAGAAAGACTAATTTCGAGTACAGATAGAAAGGGCACTTTTGCCCTTTCTTTTTATTTTGAGGAAAAATTATGACAAAGTCAGAATTGATAGAACAGTTAGCTGAACAACATATTCATATTCCAGTTAAGGACGTTGAAAATGCCGTTAAAGAGATTCTTGAACAAATGGCAGGGTCATTAGCAGATTCAGAACGAATTGAGATTCGTGGATTTGGTAGTTTTTCGCTACATTACCGTGCCCCTCGTACAGGTCGTAACCCAAAAACTGGTGAAACAGTAGAATTAGATGGTAAACACGTACCACACTTTAAGCCTGGTAAAGAGCTTAGAGACAG
The Pseudoalteromonas phenolica genome window above contains:
- the rpsA gene encoding 30S ribosomal protein S1 — translated: MSENFAQLFEESLKGFEAEQGSIVKGTVISIENNIVLVDAGLKSESAIPAEQFKNAAGELEVAVGDEVDVALDAIEDGFGETILSREKAKRHEAWIRLEKACEEQETVTGIINGKVKGGFTVEVDSIRAFLPGSLVDVRPVRDTTHLEGKELEFKVIKLDQKRNNVVVSRRAVIESENSQERDELLANLVEGQEVKGIVKNLTDYGAFVDLGGVDGLLHITDMAWKRVKHPSEIVNVGDEIAVKVLKFDKEKTRVSLGLKQLGEDPWAAIAGRYPEGAKLSGRVTNLTDYGCFVEIEEGVEGLVHVSEMDWTNKNIHPSKVVSLGDTVEVMVLEIDEERRRISLGLKQCIANPWQEFARLQNKGDQVTGKIKSITDFGIFIGLEGGIDGLVHLSDISWNTPGEEAVREYKKGDEITAIVLQVDPERERISLGVKQIEADPFNNYLDANKKGAIVKGKVTEVDAKGATVELIEGVEGYIRVADIAQERVEDATTVVSAGDEIEAKFVGVDRKNRTISLSVKAMFEAEEKEVLEKLKKEEPAFENAMAAAFKNAQKD
- the ihfB gene encoding integration host factor subunit beta, which produces MTKSELIEQLAEQHIHIPVKDVENAVKEILEQMAGSLADSERIEIRGFGSFSLHYRAPRTGRNPKTGETVELDGKHVPHFKPGKELRDRVNESIAG